A stretch of Brassica napus cultivar Da-Ae chromosome C6, Da-Ae, whole genome shotgun sequence DNA encodes these proteins:
- the LOC106403203 gene encoding aldehyde oxidase GLOX produces the protein MASQAKPQILSDINHLLYFALILFLSFHVASGAGGTWKLLLNNVGISAMHSQLLINDRVIMYDRSNFGPSKISLPNGTCRDSPNDSVSKRDCTAHSIEYDVALNRVRPLTVQSNTWCSSGGVTPDGTLLQTGGDKDGERKARLFYPCDDDSCDWSEIDNALNVKRWYASNHVLPDGRQIIVGGRDEFNFEFFPKTNAPNTYSLRFLSETNDLDQENVGLSLVIA, from the coding sequence ATGGCTTCACAAGCCAAACCTCAAATCCTCTCCGACATCAACCATCTCCTCTACTTCGCTCTCATCCTCTTTCTCTCCTTCCACGTGGCATCCGGCGCCGGAGGAACATGGAAGCTTCTCTTAAACAACGTCGGAATCTCAGCTATGCACTCACAGCTCCTCATCAACGACCGTGTCATAATGTACGACCGATCCAACTTCGGTCCTTCAAAAATCTCTCTCCCTAACGGAACCTGCCGGGACAGTCCAAACGACTCCGTTTCGAAACGTGACTGCACCGCGCACTCTATCGAATACGACGTCGCTTTGAACCGCGTCCGTCCTTTGACCGTCCAGTCCAACACTTGGTGCTCCTCGGGAGGAGTCACTCCCGACGGAACTCTCCTTCAGACAGGAGGAGACAAAGACGGAGAACGTAAAGCTAGACTGTTCTACCCATGCGATGATGATTCTTGTGATTGGTCTGAAATAGACAACGCACTTAATGTTAAAAGATGGTACGCTTCGAACCATGTACTTCCCGATGGTCGTCAGATTATAGTAGGAGGTCGTGATGAGTTTAACTTCGAGTTTTTCCCTAAGACAAACGCTCCAAACACATACAGCTTACGGTTCTTGTCGGAAACCAACGATCTTGACCAAGAAAATGTTGGATTAAGCTTGGTGATAGCTTAA
- the LOC106403012 gene encoding probable LRR receptor-like serine/threonine-protein kinase At4g36180, whose protein sequence is MAATVIFFLHFTFFAAVFLHTSAVSPETQALTSLKLSLRDPLGALETWNESSPSAPCDWHGVLCFSGRVRELLLPRLRLAGRLSPRLGELTQLRKLNLHTNDLNGAVPPSLSRCVFLKAVYLHYNSFSGEFPPEILSLRNLQVLNAAHNSLTGSIANVTVSKTLRHVDLSSNAFSGAIPASFSPESSLHLLNLSYNRFSGEIPASLGHLQSLEYLWLDSNHLQGTIPSALSNCSSLIHFTAAVNSLTGLVPTTLGKIPTLQVISLSQNSLTGTVPASLLCGYSGYNNSSMRIVQLGVNNFTGLATPSNAACVNPNLEILDLHENNIDHEFPTWLLTGLTSLTVLDISGNGLTGEFPAKIGSFTALQELRAANNSFLGEIPTTIGECRSLRVVDFEGNKLSGQVPGFLSRLQSLTALSLGRNGLSGRIPTDLLRLNGLEALSLNENRLTGDIPSEITKLANLSVLNLSFNRLSGEIPSNVGDLKSLSVLNLSGCGLTGQIPVSISGLMKLRVLDLSKQRISGELPVELFGLPDLQVVALGSNGLNGVVPEGFSSLVSLRFLNLSSNLFSGRIPTNYGFLKSLQVLSLSRNRISGSVPAEIGNCSSLEVLELGSNRLQGHIPVRLLKLSHLKKLDLSHNKLTGDIPVQMSKDSSLETLLLNSNSLSGPIPESLSRLRNLTGLDLSSNRFNSTIPASLSRLHYLNYLNLSRNRLEGEIPQALAARFNNTSVFSNNPRLCGKPLGLECENVRRRRRRKLILLVTLAAAGALLLLLCCCGYVFSLWRWRKKIRLGLGWDKKGTPSRTSGTSSGGTRGEDNNGGPKLVMFNNKITLAETLEATRQFDEENVLSRGRYGLVFKATFKDGMVLSVRRLMDGASITDATFRNQAEALGRVKHKNITVLRGYYCGPPDLRLLVYDYMPNGNLSTLLQEASHQDGHVLNWPMRHLIALGIARGLSFLHSLSIVHGDLKPQNVLFDADFEAHLSEFGLDRLTALTPAEEPSTSSTPVGSLGYIAPEAGLTGQTSKESDVYSFGIVLLEILTGKKAVMFTEDEDIVKWVKRQLQKGQIVELLEPGLLELDPESSEWEEFLLGIKVGLLCTGGDVVDRPSMADVVFMLEGCRVGPAISLSADPTSPAAEAAS, encoded by the coding sequence ATGGCCGCAACGGTCATTTTCTTCCTCCACTTCACATTCTTCGCCGCCGTCTTCCTCCACACCTCCGCCGTTTCACCTGAGACGCAAGCTCTCACCTCCCTCAAACTCTCTCTCCGCGACCCTCTAGGCGCTCTCGAGACCTGGAACGAGTCCTCCCCCTCCGCCCCATGCGACTGGCACGGCGTACTCTGCTTCTCCGGCCGCGTGCGAGAGCTTCTCCTCCCCCGCCTCCGCCTCGCCGGCCGCCTCAGCCCTCGACTCGGCGAGTTGACTCAGCTCCGCAAGCTCAACCTCCACACCAACGACCTAAACGGCGCCGTTCCGCCTTCTCTCTCACGCTGCGTCTTCCTCAAGGCGGTTTACCTTCACTACAACTCGTTCTCCGGCGAGTTCCCGCCGGAGATATTGTCTCTCAGGAACCTCCAAGTCCTCAACGCTGCTCACAACTCCCTCACCGGGAGCATAGCCAACGTGACAGTCTCCAAAACCCTCCGTCACGTCGACTTGTCCTCAAACGCGTTCTCCGGAGCCATTCCGGCGAGTTTCTCGCCGGAATCTTCCCTCCATCTCCTAAACCTCTCGTACAACCGGTTCTCCGGTGAGATCCCGGCTTCTCTCGGTCACCTACAGAGCCTAGAGTACCTATGGCTAGACTCTAACCACTTACAAGGAACGATACCGTCAGCGTTATCTAACTGCTCGTCGCTGATACACTTCACCGCCGCCGTTAACTCCCTCACCGGACTAGTGCCAACGACTCTCGGGAAGATTCCGACTCTCCAAGTGATCTCACTGTCCCAAAACTCCCTCACCGGTACGGTTCCAGCGAGTCTTCTATGCGGTTATTCTGGTTACAACAACTCCTCCATGCGAATCGTTCAGTTAGGCGTTAATAACTTCACGGGGTTAGCTACGCCGTCAAATGCAGCCTGCGTGAATCCTAATCTAGAGATTCTCGACCTTCACGAGAACAACATTGATCACGAGTTTCCCACGTGGTTGTTGACCGGTTTGACCTCGTTAACGGTTTTGGATATATCCGGAAACGGTTTAACCGGCGAGTTTCCGGCGAAAATCGGGAGCTTCACGGCGCTTCAGGAGCTCAGAGCAGCTAACAACTCTTTCCTTGGAGAGATTCCGACGACAATCGGGGAATGCAGGTCGTTGCGGGTCGTTGACTTCGAAGGAAATAAGCTCTCGGGTCAAGTCCCGGGTTTTCTGAGCCGGTTACAGTCTCTAACGGCGTTATCTTTAGGAAGAAACGGGTTATCCGGTCGGATCCCAACGGATCTTCTGAGGTTAAACGGACTCGAAGCGTTGAGTCTTAACGAGAATCGTCTCACGGGAGATATACCATCGGAGATAACGAAGCTAGCGAATCTCAGCGTTCTCAATCTCAGCTTCAACAGACTTTCCGGCGAGATTCCGAGCAATGTAGGCGATTTAAAGAGCTTGAGCGTTTTAAACCTTAGCGGATGCGGGTTAACGGGTCAGATTCCGGTTAGTATCTCGGGTTTGATGAAgcttcgggttttggatttgagTAAACAGAGAATCTCTGGGGAGTTACCAGTTGAGCTCTTTGGCTTGCCGGATCTTCAAGTGGTTGCTTTAGGAAGCAACGGTTTAAACGGCGTCGTACCGGAAGGTTTCAGCAGTTTGGTTAGTCTCCGGTTCTTGAATCTTAGTTCTAATTTGTTTTCCGGACGTATCCCTACGAACTATGGGTTTCTCAAGTCGTTGCAAGTGCTTTCATTGTCTCGTAACCGGATCTCCGGTTCTGTCCCGGCGGAGATTGGGAATTGCTCAAGTCTTGAGGTTCTTGAGCTCGGTTCGAACCGGTTACAAGGTCACATTCCGGTTCGTCTTTTGAAGCTATCTCatttgaagaagcttgatttgagtCACAACAAGTTAACCGGGGATATTCCGGTTCAGATGTCTAAGGACTCGTCTCTGGAGACTCTCCTGCTTAATTCGAACTCTCTATCGGGACCTATACCGGAATCTTTATCAAGATTGAGGAACTTAACCGGGTTGGATCTTTCATCAAACCGGTTTAACTCTACGATACCAGCAAGTCTCTCCCGGCTCCATTATCTGAACTACTTGAACTTGTCAAGAAACAGATTAGAAGGGGAGATTCCACAAGCTCTAGCTGCACGTTTCAACAACACATCCGTCTTCTCCAACAACCCGAGGCTCTGCGGTAAACCGCTCGGTTTAGAATGTGAAAACGttaggagaaggagaagaagaaagctgaTCCTACTCGTAACACTAGCAGCGGCTGGTGCATTGTTGTTGTTACTATGCTGTTGTGGCTACGTGTTCAGTCTATGGAGATGGCGCAAGAAAATAAGATTAGGTTTGGGTTGGGACAAGAAAGGAACTCCATCACGCACCTCCGGTACGAGCTCCGGCGGCACGAGGGGAGAGGACAACAACGGTGGTCCTAAGCTTGTGATGTTCAACAACAAGATCACGTTAGCCGAAACCTTAGAAGCAACAAGACAGTTCGACGAAGAGAACGTACTGAGCAGAGGAAGATACGGTTTGGTTTTCAAGGCGACGTTTAAAGACGGTATGGTTCTATCGGTGCGTAGGCTCATGGACGGTGCGTCGATAACAGACGCAACGTTCCGTAACCAAGCCGAGGCGTTAGGtagagtgaagcacaagaacatAACTGTCTTGAGAGGTTATTACTGCGGACCGCCTGATCTAAGACTTCTCGTTTACGACTACATGCCTAACGGAAACCTCTCGACGCTTTTGCAAGAAGCGTCTCACCAAGACGGCCACGTCCTGAACTGGCCGATGCGTCATCTCATCGCGTTGGGGATCGCTAGAGGACTATCTTTCTTGCATTCGTTGTCCATCGTCCACGGGGATCTGAAACCGCAGAACGTACTTTTCGACGCGGATTTCGAAGCGCATTTGTCCGAGTTCGGGTTAGATAGACTGACGGCGTTGACTCCAGCTGAAGAACCGTCCACTTCATCGACCCCGGTCGGGTCATTAGGCTACATTGCACCCGAAGCGGGGTTAACGGGCCAAACGAGTAAAGAGAGTGATGTCTATAGCTTCGGGATAGTGCTGTTAGAGATCTTGACGGGTAAAAAGGCAGTGATGTTTACTGAGGATGAAGACATAGTGAAATGGGTGAAGAGACAGTTGCAAAAGGGACAGATCGTTGAGTTGCTTGAACCGGGTTTGTTGGAGCTTGACCCGGAGAGTTCGGAGTGGGAAGAGTTCTTGCTAGGGATTAAAGTGGGGTTGTTGTGTACTGGTGGAGACGTCGTTGATCGACCGTCTATGGCTGATGTTGTGTTCATGCTCGAAGGGTGTAGAGTCGGTCCAGCGATTTCCTTATCCGCTGACCCTACTTCCCCAGCCGCCGAAGCAGCTTCGTGA